Genomic window (Diabrotica undecimpunctata isolate CICGRU chromosome 6, icDiaUnde3, whole genome shotgun sequence):
TCCGCCTTTCGACATGCTTCTTGTATGTGCTGCCCAAAGGTAAGTCGGTCGTCGAAAGTAATACCGAGATACTTGAGATACCGAGAACAAGAACTACCCATCTTTTCTTGCTTGATTTGGCCGCGTTCCTTATCCAGGTCGCGGCGTCGATTGTCGATCTGCCTTTCCTAAATCCGTACTGTTGGTTGGATAAGACTCTCTCATCTTCCAACATGCCTTCCAGCCTCTTCTTGATAAGTCTTTCGTAGAACTTACCAAGGCAGTCCAGAAGGCATATTGGCCGATAAGAGGTCGGTGAATCAGGAGGTTTCCCGGGCTTTAGGAGTAAAACCAAGTTCGCCTCCTTCAAGTCCTTGGGAAACTCTTGTTTCTGCAGTAGATCATTAAATATTCTTCTGATCAAACCTGGTTTCTCAGTTGCTATTATCTTTATTGCCTCTGGTGGCAGTCCGTCAGGGCCGGGAGCTTTCCCTGTCTTCGTATCCTGACCAGCGGTTTTCACCTCTTCTTCTGTGAACTCCTCTATCATGGTTGGGAAAACCTTGGTGAAATCTGACATGTCCTTGGTGGGAAAGAGGAGTTCATCTCATCCGCTGGTCTTCGTCGAGTCTATATGGGGCCATTATCTTTAAAGTCTTCATTGTGATTTTGTATGCATCACCCCATATATCCTCGTCGAGTGCTTTTATCAGGGtctgccacttttcttttttctctttttttattgtattatttaatcTTTTCTTCAAATCCTTGTATGTATCTTTAAGCTCGAGGTTGCCCTGGCTTCTCGTATAATTCCTTCGAGCTCTGAGGCATCTCTCCCGTAGATCTTCTATCTCATCTGTCCACCAATAGGGGGATTTTTTTTCCATGTTTCTTCTTCTCGGTAGCCAATTTTGCCGCATTTTGTAGAGCTGTTTGAAGTTGGCCGAGGTCAGAAATctcatcttcatttatttttctgaCCTCCGATGGGTACTTGTTTTTGTTGAAATATGATTTTGCTGTACCTATCGACCGCTTTATCCCCCCTTTAACCTTTACCTCAAATTGTATATATCGGTGGTAGGTGAAGAGCTGATCGTCGAGTACATCCCACCCGTACACCTTCCTGGATAGCCCTTCGCTCGCGAATGTGATGTCAATGTGTGATTGGCTGGCCCCCCGTATGAAGGTTGGCTTATTGTTGTTCAGCACTTGGAGGCCAGCCTGGGCTATCCATTCATTCCAGAGTTCCCCCTTTTTGTCGTTTATGGGGGAACCCCATTGTCTGGACTTCGCATTTATGTCCCCGGCGATCAGtatatttttttcgtttatagCGGCACCCAttatttcattaacgattgtttCGTATCTCATCATAGGGATGTTTGGAGATACATAGCA
Coding sequences:
- the LOC140444451 gene encoding uncharacterized protein yields the protein MNPKDQPGIRILQVNVGRARRAHDLIYAKACKLNIDLLIVPEPNKKITTGGGWIQDEGKNVAVLIKNRDVGVQSIVRGGNHLLIRLRDFSLLACYVSPNIPMMRYETIVNEIMGAAINEKNILIAGDINAKSRQWGSPINDKKGELWNEWIAQAGLQVLNNNKPTFIRGASQSHIDITFASEGLSRKVYGWDVLDDQLFTYHRYIQFEVKVKGGIKRSIGTAKSYFNKNKYPSEVRKINEDEISDLGQLQTALQNAAKLATEKKKHGKKIPLLVDR